The genomic interval CGCAGCGAGGAAATCCCGGCGCGGATGCAGGCGGGTGCGCGCGCCGAGCTCGAAAAGCTGTTCCGCGCGCAATTGTCGGCCGCGGGCCTCGAAACGGGCGACCTTACCATCTGGTCGACCCCGCGCCGCCTTGCGTTGATCGCAAGGGATTTGCCCGACGCGACCGCCGCGGTCAGCGAGGAACTGAAAGGCCCGCGCACCAGCGCGCCGCCGCAGGCGCTCGAAGGCTTCCTGCGCAAGACCGGCCTGACGCAGGACCAGCTCGAGGATCGCGAGGGCGTGTATTTCGCCGTGATCGACAAACCCGGCCGCGCGACCGCCGAGGTGCTCGCCGAGGCGATCCCCGCGATCGTCCGCGCCTTTGCCTGGCCCAAGTCGATGCGCTGGGGCAAGGAAAGCCAAAGCAGCGAAAGCCTGCGCTGGGTGCGTCCGCTGTCGGGCATCGTCGCGATCTTTGGCGAGGAACTGGTGCCGTGCGAGATCGGCGGCATCGTGAGCGGTTTCGCGACGCGGGGCCACCGCTTCCATTGCCCGGGCGAGATCACGATCGGTTCGGCTGCGGACTATGCCGAAAAGCTGCGCGCCTGCCATGTCATCGTCGACCATGAGGAACGGCAGGCGATCGTCCGCGACGGCGCTGCGAAAGCCGCGGCCGATGCGGGACTGAGTCTCGTCGAGGATGAGGGACTGGTGATCGAGAATGCTGGCCTCACTGAATGGCCGGTGCCGCTGCTCGGCCGTTTCGACGAGGCGTTTCTGGAAGTGCCGCCCGAAGTCATTCAGTTGACGGCGCGCGTGAACCAGAAATATTTCGTCGTGAATGGCGCCGACGGCAAGCTCGCCAACGGTTTCATCTGCACCGCGAACATCGACGCGAGCGACGGCGGCGCCGAGATCGTCGCGGGCAACCGCAAGGTGCTGGCGGCGCGGCTGTCCGACGCGCGCTTCTTCTGGGAACAGGACCAGAAAAAGACGCTCGCCGAGCACGCCGAAAAGCTCGCGAACATCACCTTCCACGAAAAGCTCGGCACCGTCGCCGACAAGGTCGAGCGCGTCGCCAAGCTCGCCGAATGGCTGGCGAGCGAAGGCATCGTCCCGAACTGCGATCCCGCACTCGCGCGGCAGGCGGCGGAACTAGCGAAGGCCGACCTCGTCACCGAAATGGTCGGCGAATTCCCCGAACTGCAGGGCCTGATGGGCGGCTACTACGCCCGCGCCGAAGGCCTGCCTGACGTGGTCGCCGACGCGATCCGCGACCATTACAAGCCGGTCGGGCAGGGCGATGACGTGCCGACGGCGCCGGTGACGGTGGCCGTGGCGTTGGCGGACAAGCTGGATACTATCTCGGCGTTCTTCGCGATTGAGGAGTTTCCGACAGGCTCGAAAGATCCCTTTGCACTTCGGCGGGCGGCCTTGGGTATCCTCGCCCTTTTGCAAACGAATGAGCTTCGATTAGAGATCGTCCGTGTGCTTTCCAGTGCGTCGTTCGATGCTTTCAAACGTGGAACGCTTCTCAAAATGAGAGACGGTAACCTCCACGCGATGCCGAAGGGCAAAGCACAGGAAATGATTGATGGCCGAAAGTCCGAAACGGCCAAACAAATCGCAGACTTCTTCGCCGACCGCCTCAAGGTTCAGCAGCGCGAAGCCGGTGTTCGGCACGACTTGATCGACGCGGTGTTCGCGCTCGGCGGCGAGGATGATCTCGTGCGCTTGCTCGCGCGCGTGAAGGCGTTGCAGGCGTTCATGGCGACCGAGGACGGCACCAACCTGCTCGCGGGTTACAAGCGCGCGGCGAATATATTGAAGCAGGCGGAAAAAGACGTCGTCCCCGCGAAGGCGGGGACCGCTGGTGGTATTGCTCCCACGACAACGGCCCCCGCCTTCGCGGGGGCGACGGATGTGGATCGGGCCTTGCTCGCCGCACTCGACGCCGCCGAGCCTGCCGCCACCGCCGCGGTTGCCGAGGAACGCTTCACCGACGCGATGGCCGCGCTCGCGAGCCTCCGCGCGCCGATCGACGCCTTTTTCGACGGCGTGATGGTCAACGACCCCGACGAAGCGGTCCGCGCCTATCGCCTCGGCCTGCTCGCGCGATTTACCGGCGCGGTGCATGGCGTGGCCGATTTCTCGAAGATCGAGGGCTAGGGAGAGGCCCGGGCAATGAAGCAGGACTTTCCTGTCTGGCTGGCCTTTCTGTTCCCGGTCTTCTTTGTCGCGATGTGGGTGCTCGTGATGCGCATCATTTCCTGGATGGGCTGGTCGGCGCTTGCCGCGCGTTTCGCGTTCGATCGCCCTGTGCCCTCCGACGCCCAGCGCTACGGCTCGCAGTCGATGTCGATCGGTGATTCGTTCTTCACGATCGCGAACTACGGTAATTGCGTGAACGTCTGGATCGACCCGCGCGGTTTCTACATGCGTCCGCAGCTGCTCTTCCGGCTGTTTCACCCGCTGGTGTATATCCGCTGGGACCAGATCGCGAAGGCGGATGTTCGCAAGGGATTTCTGAACGGCGGCACGCGGCTGACCTTTCGTGCCGACGCGCCGACGCTCGCGATGCGCGGCCAGTCGGCGCGCGCGGTTGCCGAACGATGGCAAGCTTTCGGTACAGGCAACGCTGCCTGATGCCGCTAAAGGAAAACTGAATCGACCCGGCGGGGAACCGCCACTATCCAGCCGCAACCTCCTCCCCGGGGCAGCAGGAGCATATGATGACGAAGATGGTGCATTTGTTCGGCGGCGCGGCCACGACGGCCGAACGCTCGAAGGAATTGCTGGGCGGCAAGGGGGCGAACCTCGCCGAAATGGCCTCGATCGGCCTGCCGGTCCCGCCGGGTTTTACGATCACTACCGACGTCTGCACCGCTTATTACGCCAATGACGAGCAGTTCCCGGTCGGGCTGGTCGAGGATGTCGCCGCGGGCATCGCGCATATCGAGGGGATCACCGGCAAGGCCTTCGGCGATCCCGCCGATCCGCTGCTCGTTTCGGTCCGCTCGGGCGCGCGCGTGTCGATGCCCGGCATGATGGACACCGTCCTCAACCTCGGGCTCAACGACCAGACCGTCGTCGGCCTTGCCGAAGCGTCGGGCGATCCGCGCTTCGCGTGGGATAGCTATCGCCGCTTCGTCCAGATGTATGCCGACGTCGTCATGGGCCTCGACCATGCCGAGTTCGAGGAAGCGCTGGAAATCGCAAAGGAGGACAAGGGCTTATATCTCGACACTGAGATGGGGGCTGAAGACTGGCAGGCGCTGGTCAAGGATTATCAGGCGATCGTCGAGCGCGAGACCGGCGCGCCCTTTCCGCAGGAGCCCAAGGACCAGCTGTGGGGCGCGATCGGCGCCGTGTTCGCGAGCTGGGAAAGCGACCGCGCGAAAGTCTATCGCCGCCTCAACTCGATTCCCGGTGAATGGGGCACCGCAGTCAATGTGCAGGCGATGGTGTTCGGCAATATGGGCGACACCTCGGCGACGGGTGTGGCGTTCACGCGCGACCCCGCGACCGGCGAGCGGGCTTGGTACGGTGAGTGGCTGATCAACGCGCAGGGCGAGGACGTCGTCGCGGGCATCCGCACGCCGCAATATCTGACAAGACAAGCGCGCGAGAAGGCGGGCGCCAAGCCGCTGTCGATGGAAGAAGCGATGCCCGAGACCTTCGGTGAACTCGGCCGCGTCTTCGACACGCTCGAAAATCATTATCGCGACATGCAGGACATCGAGTTCACCGTCGAACGCGGGACGCTCTGGATGCTTCAGACGCGTTCGGGCAAGCGCACCGCCAAGGCGGCGCTGCGCATCGCGGTCGAAATGGCGGCCGAGGGGCTGATCTCCGAAGAGGAAGCGGTGCAGCGCGTCGATCCGGGCGCGCTCGACCAGCTTCTCCACCCGACGCTCGACCCCAAGGCGCCGCGCGACGTGCTCACCAAGGGGCTCCCGGCGAGCCCCGGCGCGGCATCGGGCAAGATCATGTTCGACGCCGACAGCGCCGAAAAGGCCGCGGGCATGGGCGAGGCGGTGATCCTCGTCCGCGTCGAGACGTCGCCTGAGGACATCCACGGTATGCATGCGGCAAAGGGCATCCTGACCGCGCGCGGCGGGATGACCAGCCACGCGGCGGTCGTCGCGCGCGGCATGGGGCGCCCCTGCGTCTCGGGCGCGGGCGGGCTGTCGATCGACGGCGCGGCGCGGGTGCTGCGGGTCGGCGGGCGTGAACTGCGCGAAGGCGACATCCTGACCCTCGACGGCTCGACCGGCGAAGTGATGGCGGGCGAGGTTCCGACGCTGCTCCCCGAACTCGTCGGTGATTTCGGCACGCTGATGGGCTGGGCCGACAAGGTGCGCCGCATGAAGGTGCGCACCAATGCTGAAACTCCCCAAGATGCTCAAGTCGCGCGCGACTTCGGCGCGGAGGGTATCGGGCTCTGCCGCACCGAGCATATGTTCTTCGACGCCGCGCGCATCACCGCGGTGCGCGAGATGATCCTCGCCGACAGCGAGGACGGGCGCCGTGCCGCGCTCGCGAAGCTGCTGCCCGAACAGCGCGGCGACTTTGCCGCGATCTTCGGGGTGATGGCGGGGCTGCCGGTGACGATCCGCCTGCTCGACCCGCCGCTCCACGAATTCCTGCCGACGCGCGAGGAGGATTTCGCCGACGTCGCCGCTGCTGCGGGAGTGGGGATCGAGGCGCTGAAAGCGCGCGCCAACGAGCTACACGAATTCAACCCGATGCTCGGCCACCGTGGCTGTCGCCTAGGGGTCACTTACCCCGAAATCTATGAAATGCAGGCGAGGGCGATTTTCGAGGCGGCGTGCGACGTCGCTGCCGAAACTGGTGCGGCGCCGATCCCCGAGGTGATGATCCCGCTCGTCGCGACACGCCGCGAATTCGACCTGATGAAAGCGGTCGTCGAGGCGGCCGCCAAGGCGGTGTTTGCCGAAAAGGGGCGCGAGATCGCCTATCTGGTCGGCACGATGATCGAACTGCCGCGCGCCGCGCTGATGGCGGGCGAGATCGCGCAGTCGGCTGAATTCTTCAGCTTCGGCACCAACGACCTCACCCAGACGACGATCGGCATCAGCCGCGACGACGCGGGCCGCTTCCTGACCCAA from uncultured Sphingopyxis sp. carries:
- the ppdK gene encoding pyruvate, phosphate dikinase, giving the protein MTKMVHLFGGAATTAERSKELLGGKGANLAEMASIGLPVPPGFTITTDVCTAYYANDEQFPVGLVEDVAAGIAHIEGITGKAFGDPADPLLVSVRSGARVSMPGMMDTVLNLGLNDQTVVGLAEASGDPRFAWDSYRRFVQMYADVVMGLDHAEFEEALEIAKEDKGLYLDTEMGAEDWQALVKDYQAIVERETGAPFPQEPKDQLWGAIGAVFASWESDRAKVYRRLNSIPGEWGTAVNVQAMVFGNMGDTSATGVAFTRDPATGERAWYGEWLINAQGEDVVAGIRTPQYLTRQAREKAGAKPLSMEEAMPETFGELGRVFDTLENHYRDMQDIEFTVERGTLWMLQTRSGKRTAKAALRIAVEMAAEGLISEEEAVQRVDPGALDQLLHPTLDPKAPRDVLTKGLPASPGAASGKIMFDADSAEKAAGMGEAVILVRVETSPEDIHGMHAAKGILTARGGMTSHAAVVARGMGRPCVSGAGGLSIDGAARVLRVGGRELREGDILTLDGSTGEVMAGEVPTLLPELVGDFGTLMGWADKVRRMKVRTNAETPQDAQVARDFGAEGIGLCRTEHMFFDAARITAVREMILADSEDGRRAALAKLLPEQRGDFAAIFGVMAGLPVTIRLLDPPLHEFLPTREEDFADVAAAAGVGIEALKARANELHEFNPMLGHRGCRLGVTYPEIYEMQARAIFEAACDVAAETGAAPIPEVMIPLVATRREFDLMKAVVEAAAKAVFAEKGREIAYLVGTMIELPRAALMAGEIAQSAEFFSFGTNDLTQTTIGISRDDAGRFLTQYVDKGIFVTDPFVSLDVEGVGQLIELAAERGRGTRAGIKLGICGEHGGDAPSIHFCEKTGLDYVSASPYRVPIARLAAAQAALKAK
- the glyS gene encoding glycine--tRNA ligase subunit beta, translating into MTDFLLELRSEEIPARMQAGARAELEKLFRAQLSAAGLETGDLTIWSTPRRLALIARDLPDATAAVSEELKGPRTSAPPQALEGFLRKTGLTQDQLEDREGVYFAVIDKPGRATAEVLAEAIPAIVRAFAWPKSMRWGKESQSSESLRWVRPLSGIVAIFGEELVPCEIGGIVSGFATRGHRFHCPGEITIGSAADYAEKLRACHVIVDHEERQAIVRDGAAKAAADAGLSLVEDEGLVIENAGLTEWPVPLLGRFDEAFLEVPPEVIQLTARVNQKYFVVNGADGKLANGFICTANIDASDGGAEIVAGNRKVLAARLSDARFFWEQDQKKTLAEHAEKLANITFHEKLGTVADKVERVAKLAEWLASEGIVPNCDPALARQAAELAKADLVTEMVGEFPELQGLMGGYYARAEGLPDVVADAIRDHYKPVGQGDDVPTAPVTVAVALADKLDTISAFFAIEEFPTGSKDPFALRRAALGILALLQTNELRLEIVRVLSSASFDAFKRGTLLKMRDGNLHAMPKGKAQEMIDGRKSETAKQIADFFADRLKVQQREAGVRHDLIDAVFALGGEDDLVRLLARVKALQAFMATEDGTNLLAGYKRAANILKQAEKDVVPAKAGTAGGIAPTTTAPAFAGATDVDRALLAALDAAEPAATAAVAEERFTDAMAALASLRAPIDAFFDGVMVNDPDEAVRAYRLGLLARFTGAVHGVADFSKIEG